In Thermococcus sp. JdF3, a genomic segment contains:
- a CDS encoding transcriptional regulator, with protein MMTRRQRIIKLLEERDYSPSELALALELRGRGAKKTVLEDLKAIQKTLKREGKVLLIKPAECRKCGFVFRPEINVPSRCPKCRSEWIEEPRFKIEAR; from the coding sequence ATGATGACTCGCAGGCAGAGAATAATAAAGCTTTTGGAGGAGAGGGACTACTCACCGAGCGAGCTGGCACTGGCCCTTGAGCTCCGCGGCAGGGGTGCAAAGAAAACCGTGCTGGAGGACCTGAAGGCCATCCAGAAGACCCTCAAGCGCGAGGGGAAGGTGCTCCTCATAAAGCCCGCGGAGTGCAGGAAGTGCGGCTTCGTCTTCCGGCCGGAGATAAACGTCCCCTCCCGCTGCCCGAAGTGCCGGTCGGAGTGGATAGAGGAACCCCGGTTTAAGATTGAGGCCAGATAG
- the gatD gene encoding Glu-tRNA(Gln) amidotransferase subunit GatD, translated as MRKVERFMKEKGLEVGDHVRIIEKENGNTSVYEGVVMNPYELSSGETLTLKLDNGYNVGILVDQILEVEVIEKAAPGEELKFEEVFPKKPGLPSVAIIGTGGTIASRIDYKTGAVHAAFTAEELAKAVPEIFDIANITPKLLFNIMSEDMRPEYWVKIAHEVAGMLNNGEDGVVIAHGTDTMAYTASALSFMLRDLGKPVILVGSQRSSDRPSSDAAMNLICSVRMATADFGEVAIVMHGETGDTYCLAHRGTKARKMHTSRRDAFRSINDVPIARIWGDGKVEFMRNDYRRRTESEVWVDDEMEEKVAILKAFPGIQPEIIDFFVDRGYRGLVIEGTGLGHVPTYVIDSIKRATEEGVAVCMTSQCLYGRVNLNVYSTGRRLLKAGVIPCEDMLPETAYVKLMWVLGHTDDPKEVREMMLTNYAGEITPYTRFDTFLR; from the coding sequence ATGCGGAAAGTTGAGAGGTTTATGAAGGAGAAAGGCCTCGAAGTCGGAGATCACGTCCGGATAATCGAAAAGGAGAATGGAAACACGAGCGTCTATGAGGGCGTTGTCATGAACCCCTACGAGCTGTCCAGCGGCGAAACCCTCACGCTGAAGCTCGACAACGGGTACAACGTCGGAATTCTAGTGGATCAAATCCTGGAGGTCGAGGTGATCGAGAAGGCCGCCCCCGGGGAGGAGCTGAAGTTCGAGGAGGTCTTCCCCAAGAAGCCGGGCCTTCCAAGCGTCGCGATAATCGGAACCGGCGGAACCATAGCGAGCAGGATTGACTACAAGACGGGCGCTGTTCACGCGGCCTTCACCGCAGAGGAGCTCGCCAAAGCCGTCCCCGAGATATTCGACATAGCGAACATAACGCCGAAGCTGCTCTTCAACATAATGAGTGAGGACATGCGCCCGGAGTACTGGGTTAAGATAGCCCACGAGGTAGCCGGAATGCTGAACAACGGCGAGGATGGAGTTGTCATCGCCCACGGAACGGACACGATGGCCTACACCGCCTCGGCGCTCAGCTTCATGCTCCGCGATCTCGGAAAGCCGGTCATCCTCGTAGGTTCCCAGAGGAGCTCCGACAGGCCGAGCAGCGACGCGGCGATGAACCTCATCTGCTCCGTCCGGATGGCGACTGCCGACTTCGGTGAGGTCGCCATCGTCATGCACGGCGAGACGGGCGACACCTACTGCCTCGCCCACCGAGGAACCAAGGCCAGGAAGATGCACACGAGCAGGAGGGACGCCTTCAGGAGCATAAACGACGTCCCAATCGCCAGGATATGGGGCGACGGAAAGGTCGAATTCATGAGGAACGACTACCGCAGGAGAACCGAGAGCGAGGTATGGGTGGACGACGAGATGGAGGAGAAGGTGGCCATCCTCAAGGCCTTCCCGGGAATCCAGCCGGAGATAATAGATTTCTTCGTCGACAGGGGATACAGGGGGCTGGTCATCGAAGGAACGGGTCTCGGCCACGTGCCCACCTACGTCATCGATTCGATAAAGCGCGCTACAGAGGAAGGCGTCGCCGTCTGCATGACGAGCCAGTGCCTCTACGGCAGGGTGAACCTCAACGTGTACTCCACCGGAAGGAGGCTCCTGAAGGCCGGCGTGATTCCGTGCGAGGACATGCTCCCAGAGACGGCCTACGTCAAGCTCATGTGGGTTCTCGGCCACACCGATGACCCGAAGGAAGTGCGCGAGATGATGCTCACGAACTACGCCGGAGAGATAACGCCGTACACGAGGTTTGACACGTTCCTGAGGTGA
- the gatE gene encoding Glu-tRNA(Gln) amidotransferase subunit GatE has translation MVEKFNYEELGLKVGLEIHRQLDTKRLFSPVPSEMSDEVDFTFQRRLRPTISELGEIDPAALEEFKKGKTYIYEGNYRLADLVYMDEEPPHMPDEEALRVSLQISYLLNATPVDEVHFMRKIVIDGSNVSGFQRTAIIAMNGKVDTPWGSVGIPTICLEEDACRIVERGEKEVIYRLDRLGIPLVEISTTPDIHHPEQAKVVAKYIGDALRATRKVKRGLGTIRQDLNVSIRGGARVEIKGVQELDMIPVIIEREIERQVNLLKIREELRKRGVRPEDITEEFHDVTEIFQNTGSKIIARTVKKGGKVLAVKLPKFRGLIGKEIQPGRRLGTEMADRAKKYVKGIFHIDELPNYGITELEVNAVIEKLGLGEEDAFVLVAAGEETAKNALREVVQRAREAIEGVPEETRRALPDGNTQYMRPLPGKARMYPETDIPPILITDEMKEEILANLPELPQERVERYVREYRIDRSLAETLVNDERDELFEELVKKGVKPSLAASILVVVLKGLKKEAPIENITDEHIREAFDLYLGGKIAKEAFEEIFKELARNPGKSAARVAEEKGLTLLSEEEVERIIDEVVQANIEVIRAKGMGAMGMVMGRAMARLRGRADGKLVSSLVRKKIGELS, from the coding sequence ATGGTTGAGAAGTTCAACTACGAGGAGCTTGGCCTCAAGGTGGGCCTTGAGATCCACAGGCAGCTCGACACGAAGAGACTGTTCTCCCCGGTCCCCAGCGAGATGAGCGACGAGGTGGACTTCACGTTCCAGCGCAGGCTCAGGCCAACGATAAGCGAGCTGGGTGAAATCGACCCGGCCGCCCTTGAGGAGTTCAAGAAGGGAAAAACCTACATCTACGAGGGCAACTACAGGCTGGCGGACCTCGTTTACATGGATGAGGAGCCTCCCCACATGCCGGACGAGGAGGCGCTCAGAGTTTCCCTCCAGATAAGCTACCTCCTCAACGCAACCCCCGTTGACGAGGTCCACTTCATGCGCAAGATAGTCATAGACGGCTCCAACGTCTCCGGCTTCCAGAGAACCGCCATAATCGCCATGAACGGAAAGGTGGACACCCCCTGGGGAAGCGTCGGGATTCCCACCATATGCCTTGAGGAGGACGCGTGCCGTATCGTCGAGAGGGGAGAGAAGGAGGTCATCTACCGCCTCGACCGCCTCGGCATTCCGCTCGTTGAAATAAGCACCACCCCAGATATACACCACCCGGAGCAGGCAAAGGTCGTCGCCAAGTACATCGGCGACGCGCTCAGGGCCACCCGGAAGGTCAAGCGCGGTCTCGGAACCATCAGGCAGGACCTGAACGTCTCCATCAGGGGCGGGGCAAGGGTCGAGATCAAGGGTGTCCAGGAGCTGGACATGATTCCGGTCATCATCGAGCGCGAGATAGAGAGACAGGTGAACCTGCTCAAAATACGCGAGGAGCTGAGGAAGCGCGGTGTCAGGCCCGAGGACATAACGGAGGAGTTCCACGACGTCACCGAGATATTCCAAAACACCGGCTCGAAGATAATCGCCCGCACCGTAAAGAAGGGTGGAAAGGTTCTCGCCGTTAAACTCCCCAAGTTCCGCGGCCTGATCGGGAAGGAGATACAGCCCGGCAGGCGCCTGGGCACCGAGATGGCGGACAGGGCCAAGAAGTACGTGAAGGGAATCTTCCACATCGATGAATTACCGAACTATGGAATTACAGAATTAGAGGTTAATGCGGTTATTGAAAAACTTGGTCTCGGCGAGGAGGATGCGTTCGTTCTCGTCGCGGCCGGGGAGGAGACCGCAAAGAACGCCCTTCGCGAGGTCGTCCAGAGGGCCAGGGAAGCCATCGAGGGTGTTCCGGAGGAGACAAGAAGGGCTCTACCCGACGGCAACACCCAGTACATGCGCCCGCTCCCGGGGAAGGCGAGAATGTATCCGGAAACCGACATACCGCCGATACTGATAACGGACGAGATGAAGGAGGAAATCCTCGCAAACCTGCCGGAGCTTCCGCAGGAACGCGTCGAGCGCTACGTCAGGGAGTACAGGATAGACAGAAGCCTGGCCGAAACGCTGGTGAACGACGAGCGCGACGAACTCTTCGAGGAACTCGTGAAGAAGGGCGTCAAGCCTTCGCTGGCGGCTTCGATCCTCGTGGTGGTGCTCAAGGGACTCAAAAAGGAGGCACCCATCGAGAATATCACCGACGAGCACATCAGAGAAGCCTTTGACCTGTACCTCGGTGGAAAGATAGCCAAGGAGGCCTTCGAGGAGATATTCAAGGAGCTGGCGAGGAACCCCGGGAAGAGCGCCGCCCGGGTGGCGGAGGAGAAGGGCCTCACCCTCCTCAGCGAGGAAGAGGTCGAGAGGATAATAGACGAGGTCGTTCAGGCGAACATCGAGGTCATCAGGGCCAAGGGAATGGGTGCGATGGGAATGGTCATGGGCAGGGCCATGGCGAGGCTCCGTGGAAGGGCGGACGGAAAGCTCGTCAGCTCGCTCGTGAGGAAGAAGATAGGGGAGCTGAGCTGA
- a CDS encoding rhomboid family intramembrane serine protease — protein MGVERYFYRYGKATFTLFLINVAVYVVESILGGNPLSINIRVLQLLGQWNYAVLNYGWWWQLITAMFVHVGILHIGFNMYFLLMMGRQLEGILGPRRLVMVYLVSGLAGNLLTLLLLPPNSVSAGASGALFGIVGTLIVIMGVVGGNMQGALINAFVLFLINSLLPSVNVYAHLGGLVVGMAVGYYYGKRIRRHLMARMYGYGYY, from the coding sequence ATGGGCGTTGAAAGGTATTTCTACCGCTACGGAAAGGCGACGTTCACGCTATTCCTGATAAACGTGGCTGTTTACGTGGTCGAGTCTATCCTCGGCGGAAACCCGCTCAGCATAAACATCCGCGTTCTGCAACTCCTCGGCCAGTGGAACTACGCCGTCCTCAACTACGGCTGGTGGTGGCAGCTCATCACCGCGATGTTCGTGCACGTTGGCATACTCCACATAGGCTTCAACATGTACTTCCTCCTGATGATGGGCAGGCAGCTCGAGGGCATACTCGGACCCAGGCGGCTCGTCATGGTTTACCTCGTCTCGGGCCTTGCCGGGAACCTGCTGACGCTTCTCCTGTTGCCCCCCAACTCGGTCAGTGCGGGGGCGAGCGGGGCCCTCTTCGGCATAGTCGGAACGCTGATAGTCATCATGGGTGTCGTCGGGGGCAACATGCAGGGGGCGTTAATAAACGCCTTCGTGCTCTTCCTGATAAACAGCCTCCTGCCGAGCGTCAACGTCTACGCCCACCTCGGAGGTCTCGTCGTCGGAATGGCAGTGGGCTACTACTACGGCAAACGGATTAGGAGGCACCTGATGGCGAGGATGTATGGGTACGGGTATTATTAG
- a CDS encoding bifunctional fructose-bisphosphatase/inositol-phosphate phosphatase — MEIAWNEVALEMAREVEKVVMPLFGTPEAGKTVGTNVSGDVTKYVDKVAEDVVIGRLEPLGVNLVSEEIGFIDNGSDYTVVVDPIDGSYNFAAGIPIFAFSFAVFRGKEPVYGAIYEFVPKHFYEAVPGRGAFMNGRRITVRKPERGKEALSFYTRGRCTGVIKRVKRVRVLGAIAVELTYLAKGALDGVMDIRNYVRPTDIAAGVLIAKEAGAIVTDGTGRELEIHLSATEQTNIIAVNDRYLLDMIMEELENGR, encoded by the coding sequence ATGGAGATAGCGTGGAACGAAGTGGCCCTTGAGATGGCCCGAGAGGTTGAGAAGGTTGTGATGCCCCTCTTCGGGACCCCCGAGGCGGGGAAGACCGTGGGGACGAACGTGAGCGGGGACGTGACGAAATACGTTGACAAGGTCGCGGAGGACGTGGTCATCGGTCGTCTCGAGCCCCTGGGCGTCAACCTGGTGAGCGAGGAGATAGGCTTCATAGACAACGGGAGCGACTATACGGTCGTGGTTGATCCCATAGACGGTTCCTACAACTTCGCCGCCGGAATACCGATATTCGCCTTCAGCTTTGCGGTCTTCAGGGGGAAGGAACCCGTTTACGGGGCCATCTACGAATTCGTGCCGAAGCATTTCTACGAAGCGGTGCCGGGAAGGGGTGCGTTCATGAACGGCAGGAGGATAACGGTCAGGAAGCCGGAGCGTGGGAAAGAGGCTCTGAGCTTCTACACGCGCGGAAGGTGTACCGGAGTGATAAAGAGGGTCAAACGCGTTCGCGTCCTCGGGGCGATAGCCGTTGAGCTTACCTACCTGGCAAAGGGGGCCCTCGATGGCGTTATGGATATCCGGAACTACGTCCGCCCGACGGATATAGCCGCCGGTGTGCTGATAGCGAAGGAGGCGGGGGCCATCGTAACCGACGGGACGGGAAGGGAGCTGGAGATACACCTGAGCGCGACCGAGCAGACGAACATAATAGCCGTGAACGACCGCTACCTGCTCGATATGATAATGGAGGAGCTGGAAAATGGGCGTTGA
- a CDS encoding DUF63 family protein, which translates to MGLYEFFYEYFIRPIQENQGYNPVNTVVYAIILGIAVLLLYKMLKRMEIRVDGRFFKALVPYIVLGPLMRSMTDVGVLPRTYLTVSPGGYFVIAAFAIASLYVVWRHCPGERLYPLYHDFGWVLVGGLLFLLVINLDKVSFNWEVFKYFIPALVIAEGAVWLLAKKVPVIADNSVLFYTHFYDATTTFVGIQFFGYWEQHVLARWLIDTFGTAAIMYLEKFFILLPVVWILDRWMADEDPDLINFVKLTVFILGFGPGTRNLLIMLMGG; encoded by the coding sequence ATGGGGCTCTACGAGTTCTTTTACGAGTACTTCATCAGGCCCATACAGGAGAACCAGGGTTACAACCCCGTGAATACGGTTGTCTACGCTATAATCCTGGGCATAGCGGTCCTGCTGCTGTACAAGATGCTCAAGCGAATGGAAATCAGGGTTGATGGCCGCTTCTTCAAGGCCCTCGTCCCGTACATAGTACTCGGCCCGCTGATGAGGAGCATGACGGACGTCGGAGTCCTCCCCAGAACGTACCTCACCGTGAGCCCCGGCGGCTACTTCGTCATAGCGGCCTTTGCGATAGCCTCCCTTTACGTCGTCTGGAGGCACTGCCCCGGCGAGAGGCTCTACCCGCTCTACCATGACTTCGGCTGGGTGCTGGTTGGGGGACTGCTCTTCCTGCTCGTCATAAACCTCGACAAGGTCAGCTTCAACTGGGAGGTTTTCAAGTACTTCATTCCCGCCCTGGTTATAGCGGAGGGGGCGGTATGGCTGCTCGCGAAGAAGGTCCCCGTTATCGCCGACAACAGCGTCCTTTTCTACACCCACTTCTACGACGCGACCACCACGTTCGTTGGAATTCAGTTCTTTGGCTACTGGGAGCAGCACGTTCTCGCGAGGTGGCTCATAGACACCTTCGGAACGGCGGCGATCATGTACCTCGAAAAGTTCTTCATCCTCCTTCCAGTGGTCTGGATACTCGACAGGTGGATGGCCGATGAGGATCCCGATCTGATAAACTTCGTGAAGCTGACGGTGTTCATCCTCGGCTTCGGGCCGGGAACGAGGAACCTGCTGATAATGCTGATGGGTGGTTGA
- a CDS encoding NAD(P)-dependent glycerol-1-phosphate dehydrogenase, whose product MHLMQLPREVLLGENLKGEVVNVAKRIGLGRKALVLYGKRTKKIAGGEVEENLSAEYEVDGLTVKGATMEEVNRTLDEIRGGEFDWLIAVGGGSIIDVAKLASFKAGVPFISFPTTASHDGIASANASIKDIGAKTSVKAVPPIAVVADVEVIKTAPYRYLAAGVGDMISNLTAVKDWQLAHRIKGEYYSEYAASLSLMSAKMVIKNADIIRLGNEESVRKVVKGLISCGVAMSIAGSSRPASGAEHLFSHALDAIAPKPALHGEQVGVGTIIMAYLHGMKWERVRETLKRVGAPTNAYELGIDPEYIIEALTIAHTIRPERYTILGKDGLTREAAERAAKITGVI is encoded by the coding sequence GTGCACCTGATGCAGCTCCCGCGAGAGGTTTTGCTCGGCGAGAATCTCAAGGGAGAGGTCGTGAACGTCGCGAAGAGGATCGGCCTGGGAAGAAAAGCGCTCGTGCTCTATGGAAAGCGCACGAAGAAGATAGCCGGAGGGGAAGTCGAGGAGAACCTCTCGGCGGAGTACGAGGTAGATGGCCTCACCGTTAAGGGTGCGACGATGGAGGAGGTGAACCGGACCCTCGATGAAATCAGGGGCGGTGAATTTGACTGGCTCATAGCGGTCGGCGGCGGAAGTATAATCGACGTCGCCAAGCTCGCCTCTTTCAAAGCGGGAGTTCCCTTCATCAGCTTTCCAACCACCGCCTCGCACGACGGCATAGCGAGCGCCAACGCTTCGATAAAGGACATCGGAGCAAAGACTTCGGTCAAAGCGGTGCCTCCCATAGCCGTCGTGGCGGACGTCGAGGTCATAAAAACCGCCCCCTACCGCTACCTCGCGGCGGGCGTGGGCGACATGATAAGCAACCTGACGGCGGTGAAGGACTGGCAGCTGGCCCACCGCATTAAGGGCGAGTACTACAGCGAGTACGCGGCCTCGCTGAGCCTGATGAGCGCCAAGATGGTGATAAAGAACGCGGACATAATAAGGCTGGGCAACGAGGAGAGCGTGAGGAAGGTGGTGAAGGGCCTCATCTCGTGCGGCGTGGCCATGAGCATAGCGGGCTCTTCGAGACCTGCCAGCGGGGCGGAGCATCTCTTCAGCCACGCACTTGACGCAATAGCGCCAAAGCCAGCCCTCCACGGCGAGCAGGTGGGCGTTGGGACGATAATAATGGCCTACCTCCACGGCATGAAGTGGGAACGTGTTAGGGAAACCTTAAAGAGGGTGGGGGCGCCAACTAACGCATACGAGCTTGGGATCGACCCGGAGTACATAATCGAGGCCCTCACGATTGCCCACACGATACGGCCCGAGAGGTACACGATCCTCGGAAAGGACGGCCTCACGCGGGAGGCAGCGGAGAGGGCCGCTAAAATCACCGGAGTCATCTGA
- a CDS encoding UPF0179 family protein yields MAIITLVGEKLARPGVEFIYYGPAEPCKTCKLAGVCVGNLEPGRRYKILRVRSMPSHSCPLHEGKVRVVEVVEPSIEVAIEPRLAIAGSVIKLHFSECSDPEKRSLFQPEGLFEGDHVKIIEILGDVECNGKTYKHVKVMRKKD; encoded by the coding sequence ATGGCAATAATCACGTTAGTTGGGGAAAAGCTGGCAAGACCAGGGGTTGAATTCATATATTACGGCCCGGCAGAACCGTGCAAGACGTGCAAGCTCGCAGGAGTCTGCGTCGGAAACCTCGAACCCGGCAGGAGATACAAAATCCTCCGCGTGAGGAGCATGCCCTCACACTCCTGCCCGCTTCACGAGGGCAAGGTTCGCGTCGTCGAAGTCGTCGAGCCCAGCATCGAAGTAGCGATAGAGCCGAGGCTGGCCATAGCGGGCTCCGTGATAAAGCTCCACTTCTCAGAATGCAGCGACCCGGAAAAACGCAGTCTCTTCCAGCCGGAAGGTCTCTTCGAGGGCGACCACGTAAAGATAATAGAAATCCTCGGCGACGTCGAGTGCAACGGCAAGACCTACAAGCACGTCAAGGTCATGCGCAAGAAGGATTAA
- a CDS encoding biotin-dependent carboxyltransferase family protein → MIELLKVPSLLTVQDAGRRGYRKLGVPVSGYMDDFSARIANYLVGNPGDAPLLEFLLAGPTIKFNASGVFAVAGDVDLRLNGVPIEPWTSHWAKKGDVLEVGTLKTGLYGYIAFAGGIKCEPLLGSCSAYPKAGLGRPLKAGDVLNLGYAILTGKDGRPLPPELRPDYSAEEKTVRVVLGPNLDHFTEEGIETFLSEVYTVTPESDRMGYRLDGKAIEHSEKGAGIVTDAIPTGAVQVPASGRPIVMLRDAQTTGGYAKIAVVAAADLPLVAQSRPGERLRFEAISVDEARELLIRREKSLMAIRDFLDGEMRAYRIMAGGEELIAFTKVERRG, encoded by the coding sequence ATGATTGAGCTCCTAAAGGTGCCATCGCTGCTCACCGTTCAGGACGCCGGGAGGAGAGGCTACAGAAAGCTAGGCGTTCCGGTTTCGGGCTACATGGACGACTTCTCCGCCAGAATAGCCAACTACCTCGTCGGAAACCCCGGGGATGCGCCGCTCCTCGAGTTCCTCCTCGCCGGGCCGACGATAAAGTTCAACGCATCGGGGGTCTTTGCAGTTGCCGGTGACGTTGACTTAAGGCTCAACGGCGTTCCGATCGAACCCTGGACGAGCCACTGGGCGAAGAAAGGGGACGTCCTTGAGGTCGGCACTTTAAAGACGGGCCTCTACGGCTACATCGCCTTTGCAGGCGGGATAAAGTGTGAGCCGCTCCTCGGGAGCTGCTCGGCCTATCCCAAGGCCGGCCTTGGAAGGCCGCTGAAGGCAGGGGATGTGTTAAATCTCGGCTACGCGATACTAACCGGGAAGGATGGGAGACCCCTCCCGCCGGAGCTGAGGCCGGACTATTCGGCTGAGGAAAAGACCGTCCGCGTCGTTCTCGGCCCCAACCTCGACCACTTCACCGAAGAGGGAATAGAGACCTTTCTGAGTGAGGTCTACACGGTAACACCGGAGAGCGACAGGATGGGCTACCGCCTCGATGGAAAGGCCATAGAGCACTCGGAAAAGGGTGCGGGGATAGTGACCGACGCCATACCGACCGGTGCGGTTCAGGTTCCGGCCAGCGGAAGGCCGATAGTGATGCTCCGCGATGCCCAGACGACCGGCGGCTACGCGAAGATAGCCGTCGTTGCAGCGGCTGACCTCCCCCTGGTCGCCCAGAGCCGGCCGGGGGAGAGGCTGAGGTTTGAGGCGATAAGCGTCGATGAAGCCCGGGAGCTGCTGATTAGGCGCGAGAAATCCCTGATGGCCATCAGGGATTTCCTTGATGGGGAGATGCGGGCCTACAGGATCATGGCGGGGGGAGAAGAGCTGATTGCGTTCACAAAAGTGGAAAGAAGGGGTTAA
- the pxpB gene encoding 5-oxoprolinase subunit PxpB, translated as MEPTIKPAGDSALVISFGGAIDDAVNRRAHAVARAIEKTGFEWLVEVVPAYSTVYVFYDPLRAGYSEVVAAVKPLLQVTSERFEGRLLEIPVVYGGEYGPDIEFVAKHNGLSVDDVIEIHSRPTYRVYFLGFLPGFAYLGGMDGRIAAPRLEKPRLKVPAGSVGIAGRQTGIYPLESPGGWRLIGRTPLRLFNSGREPPTLLRPGDIVRFVPIDESEFRELYEAEWGEGDD; from the coding sequence ATGGAACCGACAATAAAACCCGCCGGCGACTCGGCACTGGTCATCTCCTTTGGCGGGGCCATAGACGATGCGGTAAACAGGAGAGCTCACGCGGTGGCGAGAGCGATAGAGAAAACCGGATTTGAATGGCTCGTTGAAGTGGTGCCGGCTTATTCGACGGTCTACGTTTTCTATGACCCTCTCAGGGCTGGCTATTCCGAGGTCGTCGCTGCCGTCAAGCCCCTGCTCCAGGTTACCAGCGAGAGGTTTGAGGGCAGGCTCCTTGAAATCCCGGTCGTTTATGGGGGTGAATACGGACCCGACATCGAGTTCGTGGCAAAGCACAACGGCCTGAGCGTCGATGACGTGATCGAGATACATTCCAGACCGACCTACCGCGTCTACTTCCTCGGCTTCCTGCCGGGCTTCGCATATCTCGGCGGCATGGACGGGAGGATAGCGGCTCCAAGGCTCGAAAAACCGCGCTTAAAGGTCCCCGCCGGCTCGGTAGGGATAGCCGGAAGGCAGACCGGCATCTATCCCCTCGAGAGCCCCGGCGGGTGGAGGCTCATCGGAAGAACTCCGCTCAGGCTCTTCAACTCGGGGAGGGAACCCCCAACCCTTCTACGACCGGGCGACATTGTGAGGTTCGTTCCCATCGATGAGTCGGAGTTCAGAGAGCTCTACGAGGCCGAATGGGGGGAGGGGGATGATTGA
- a CDS encoding LamB/YcsF family protein, with amino-acid sequence MKVDLNSDLGESFGRYRLGLDDEVMSYITSANVATGWHAGDPLVMRKTVRLAREKGVAVGAHPGYPDLLGFGRRYMRLTPEEARNYVLYQIGALYAFTRAEGIELPHVKPHGALYNALVKEEELARAVIEGIADFDRNLIFVTLSGSRPAEMAEEMGVKVAHEVFADRAYNPDGTLVPRSQPGAVIHDREAIAERVISMVKDGGVRAINGEWVELKADTICVHGDNPEAVEIASHIRKVLEEEGVKVVPMREIVR; translated from the coding sequence ATGAAGGTCGATTTAAACTCCGACCTCGGCGAGAGCTTCGGGAGGTACAGGCTCGGCCTCGACGATGAGGTAATGAGCTACATCACGAGCGCGAACGTAGCGACGGGCTGGCACGCAGGTGATCCTTTGGTCATGAGGAAGACGGTAAGGCTCGCGAGGGAGAAAGGCGTTGCCGTTGGTGCCCACCCGGGTTATCCGGACCTGCTTGGTTTTGGAAGACGCTACATGAGGCTCACCCCTGAGGAAGCGAGGAACTACGTCCTCTACCAGATTGGGGCGCTCTACGCGTTCACAAGGGCTGAAGGGATCGAGCTCCCGCACGTCAAGCCCCACGGCGCGCTCTACAACGCCCTCGTCAAGGAGGAAGAGCTCGCGAGGGCCGTCATCGAGGGGATAGCGGACTTCGATAGGAACCTGATATTCGTCACCCTCTCCGGCTCAAGGCCGGCGGAGATGGCGGAGGAAATGGGGGTTAAGGTTGCCCACGAGGTCTTCGCAGATAGGGCCTACAACCCGGACGGAACCCTCGTCCCGCGCTCCCAGCCAGGGGCTGTAATCCACGACAGGGAAGCGATAGCCGAGCGCGTTATCTCAATGGTCAAGGACGGTGGCGTTAGGGCGATAAACGGGGAGTGGGTCGAGCTGAAAGCTGACACCATCTGCGTCCACGGCGACAACCCGGAGGCGGTGGAGATAGCGAGCCACATCAGGAAGGTTCTCGAGGAGGAGGGCGTTAAGGTAGTGCCGATGAGGGAAATCGTGCGGTGA
- a CDS encoding type II toxin-antitoxin system VapC family toxin: MKVQVIDAAVFIQGFDVEGVTSPGVVREVKDPESRLFLEGLISAGKVRVLQPSRESIEAVREAARKTGELGELSEADVEVLALAYELKGILFTDDYNLQNVAKTLGIEFKTLKRGIKRVIRWNYVCIGCGKRFSEMPPEGVCPDCGSPVRLIPRKKRRRKRPGRARRS, from the coding sequence ATGAAGGTTCAGGTCATCGATGCGGCGGTCTTCATCCAGGGGTTCGACGTTGAGGGTGTCACATCTCCTGGGGTTGTTAGGGAGGTTAAGGACCCCGAGTCCAGGCTCTTCCTTGAGGGCCTGATAAGCGCCGGGAAGGTCAGGGTTCTCCAGCCGTCGAGGGAGAGCATTGAGGCCGTTAGGGAAGCAGCCAGAAAGACGGGCGAGCTCGGCGAGCTGAGCGAGGCTGACGTTGAGGTTCTGGCTTTGGCCTACGAGCTTAAAGGTATTCTCTTCACCGACGACTACAACCTCCAGAACGTTGCGAAAACCCTGGGGATAGAGTTCAAAACACTCAAGCGCGGGATAAAGCGCGTGATCCGCTGGAACTACGTCTGCATCGGCTGCGGGAAGCGTTTCTCAGAGATGCCGCCGGAAGGCGTCTGTCCGGACTGCGGCAGCCCGGTGAGGCTGATACCGAGGAAGAAGCGCCGGAGAAAACGCCCCGGACGGGCTCGGCGCTCATAG